The Scomber scombrus chromosome 22, fScoSco1.1, whole genome shotgun sequence genome has a window encoding:
- the il17rel gene encoding putative interleukin-17 receptor E-like, which yields MILFITLMMTSHCFLNGASAENMGLERIKKCSTKCSQGLGCKTKPDQLFPPPCQNPAADLNASPVFHNVSLSTVMSCEGRQKCSLHLRIKTVLQLTESIHGMTICTETAGMFTHCRILSFQKASRESMSGQQVEVEDDCTDIAPNQQVQIILKTFPDYCDITWTGTYDAPKCNNEDLRRHVSQCITGRLSYDVNPEKKELSVNVTDMLENHDYHLRLCHKHFICAGTGANALIKKEELVKRATLPYSRPLPCLCIEGWSAMIDAHRVRVCPFKDRLEELWLGINFDPLEEVLSWEPACPVAAAVALCQKREDGICEDLPLSSQNVSREKVTFTKVDPHPQLCMKFTAGSQSWIRCPFVDGRFQALEVAVKIQQGHREVKMLSQINATFSVGLCVKSATSPMCQTTETHYLRLEKHKSVGLNLTGELCKGNACLRIKRVDVKYAATDMHCFDKCDQSFLMLPATKQGTWALTWVIVPIGICLSAIITVALVLHVMLTVYQRRKERGNGGYCTSEKQTDSALICVVPTIQTHPAHLGGVISAHSPQHGHTEKANLLSH from the exons ATGATTCTCTTCATTACCTTGATGATGACGTCTCACTGTTTTTTGAATGGAGCCTCAGCAGAAAACATGGGATTGGAGAGGATAAAGAAATGTAGCACCAAGTGTTCTCAG GGCCTTGGCTGCAAGACCAAACCAGATC AATTGTTCCCTCCTCCGTGTCAGAACCCTGCTGCAGATCTCAACGCATCCCCCGTGTTTCACAACGTCAGCCTCTCCACAGTCATGAGTTGTGAAGGGAGGCAGAAGTGCTCGCTTCACCTCAGAATCAAAACTGTATTACAACTCACTG AATCTATCCATGGTATGACCATCTGCACAGAAACAGCAGGGATGTTTACCCACTGCCGAATCCTCAGTTTTCAAAAAGCATCTAGAGAGAGCATGTCTGGACAGCAG GTGGAGGTTGAGGATGATTGTACTGACATTGCGCCGAACCAACAAGTACAAATAATATTGAAAACGTTTCCGGACTACTGTGACATAACATGGACTGGCACCTATGATGCTCCAA AATGCAACAATGAAGATTTGAGAAGACATGTCTCACAATGCATCA CTGGAAGGCTTTCATATGATGTAAACCCAGAGAAGAAGGAGCTGAGTGTCAATGTGACAGACATGCTTGAAAATCACGACTACCACCTCCGCCTGTGCCATAAGCATTTCATCTGTGCTGGCACAGGGGCCAATGCCCTG ATAAAGAAGGAGGAACTTGTGAAGAGAGCCACCCTCCCGTATTCCAGACCTTTGCCCTGCCTCTGCATTGAG GGATGGTCTGCTATGATCGATGCCCACAGAGTCCGAGTGTGCCCGTTCAAAGACC GTCTGGAGGAGCTGTGGCTTGGAATTAATTTTGACCCACTGGAGGAGGTGCTATCATGGGAGCCTGCTTGTCcagttgctgctgcagtggctTTGTGTCaaaaaagagaagatggcaTCTGTGAAGATCTGCCCCTATCCTCACAGAATGTTAGCAGAGAGAAG GTAACATTTACCAAAGTGGATCCACACCCTCAACTCTGCATGAAG TTCACTGCAGGCTCTCAGTCCTGGATCAGGTGCCCCTTTGTTGATGGGAGATTTCAAG CACTGGAGGTGGCCGTGAAAATACAACAGGGTCACAGAGAGGTGAAGATGTTGTCACAGATCAATGCGACTTTCTCTGTGGGCCTGTGTGTGAAGTCTGCAACGTCTCCCATGTGCCAGACTACTGAGACACACTACCTGCGTTTG GAGAAACATAAATCTGTTGGCCTAAACCTGACAGGGGAACTATGCAAAGGCAACGCTTGCCTCCGG ATAAAGAGGGTCGATGTGAAGTATGCTGCCACAGACATGCATTGTTTTGACAAATGCG ATCAATCATTTCTCATGCTTCCTGCCACCAAACAAGGCACTTGGGCCTTGACCTGGGTCATTGTGCCTATTGGTATTTGCCTGTCTGCCATAATAACTGTCGCCCTGGTGCTGCACGTAATGTTAACCG TGTatcagaggaggaaggaaaggggaaatGGAGGCTACTGTACCTCTGAAAAGCAAACAG ATTCGGCTCTTATCTGTGTGGTCCCTACAATACAAACTCATCCTGCTCATCTCGGAGGGGTCATCAGCGCTCATTCACCCCAGCATGGACATACAGAGAAAGCCAACTTACTCTCTCATTGA